In a genomic window of Lycium ferocissimum isolate CSIRO_LF1 chromosome 9, AGI_CSIRO_Lferr_CH_V1, whole genome shotgun sequence:
- the LOC132030897 gene encoding mediator of RNA polymerase II transcription subunit 20a-like isoform X2: protein MPIKWVLHWQPNAGKTVNSQIVSEVSQCVESIKQGRWKATLSFYKPMLREQANAVEFPRDFLGISLQEQPNKYYFVIRGQRMILEAESSIQTIMEKLQSYKTRVALNFEGFQYQLGDFQLRVGKVVPIHSENLRGIVMEMEYLPISSWEKSHQIMGEFFDIWQEALGKRSLPGHFVHIEPIFSEFGLSDQYTSQHTAVQYASIMAQMIATAQSAQAVRN, encoded by the exons ATGCCAATCAAATG GGTTTTGCATTGGCAGCCAAATGCAGGGAAAACAGTGAACAGTCAAATAGTGAGTGAAGTATCTCAATGTGTTGAAAGTATTAAACAAGGAAGATGGAAAGCTACTCTTAGCTTTTATAAACCCATGCTTAGAG AACAAGCAAATGCAGTGGAGTTTCCCCGAGattttttgggaatttcacTTCAAGAACAGCCCAACAAGTATTACTTTGTAATTAGAGGGCAACGGATGATCTTAGAAGCAGAGTCATCAATTCAGACGATAATGGAGAAGCTGCAGTCTTACAAAACGAGGGTTGCACTTAATTTTGAG GGGTTTCAGTATCAACTCGGTGACTTCCAGCTGCGAGTGGGCAAAGTTGTTCCAATCCACTCTGAAAACTTGAGGGGAATAGTTATGGAG ATGGAGTATCTTCCGATTTCCTCATGGGAGAAATCACACCAGATTATGGGTGAATTCTTTGACATATGGCAGGAAGCTCTTGGAAAAAGATCATTACCAGGTCATTTTGTGCACATTGAACCAATTTTTTCAGAGTTTGGCCTCTCTGATCAATACACTTCACAGCACACAGCTGTACAGTATGCTAGCATCATGGCTCAAATGATAGCAACAGCTCAATCAGCACAAGCTGTTAGAAATTAG
- the LOC132030897 gene encoding mediator of RNA polymerase II transcription subunit 20a-like isoform X9 codes for MQWSFPRLFWEFHFKNSPTKYYFVIRGQRMILEAESSIQTIMEKLQSYKRQRMILEAESSIQTIMEKLQSYKTRVALNFEGFQYQLGDFQLRVGKVVPIHSENLRGIVMEMEYLPISSWEKSHQIMGEFFDIWQEALGKRSLPGHFVHIEPIFSEFGLSDQYTSQHTAVQYASIMAQMIATAQSAQAVRN; via the exons ATGCAGTGGAGTTTCCCGAGacttttttgggaatttcacTTCAAGAACAGCCCAACAAAGTATTACTTTGTAATTAGAGGGCAACGGATGATCTTAGAAGCAGAGTCATCAATTCAGAC GATAATGGAGAAGCTGCAGTCTTACAAAA GGCAACGGATGATCTTAGAAGCAGAGTCATCAATTCAGACGATAATGGAGAAGCTGCAGTCTTACAAAACGAGGGTTGCACTTAATTTTGAG GGGTTTCAGTATCAACTCGGTGACTTCCAGCTGCGAGTGGGCAAAGTTGTTCCAATCCACTCTGAAAACTTGAGGGGAATAGTTATGGAG ATGGAGTATCTTCCGATTTCCTCATGGGAGAAATCACACCAGATTATGGGTGAATTCTTTGACATATGGCAGGAAGCTCTTGGAAAAAGATCATTACCAGGTCATTTTGTGCACATTGAACCAATTTTTTCAGAGTTTGGCCTCTCTGATCAATACACTTCACAGCACACAGCTGTACAGTATGCTAGCATCATGGCTCAAATGATAGCAACAGCTCAATCAGCACAAGCTGTTAGAAATTAG
- the LOC132030895 gene encoding LOW QUALITY PROTEIN: carbamoyl-phosphate synthase small chain, chloroplastic-like (The sequence of the model RefSeq protein was modified relative to this genomic sequence to represent the inferred CDS: inserted 1 base in 1 codon; deleted 1 base in 1 codon) produces the protein MTNPHIGNNGVNFDDQESMQSFLAGLVIRSLSISTSNWRXTETLGDYLAERNIMGIYDVDTRAITRRLGEDGSLIGVLSTENSKSDEELLEMSRTWDIVGVDLISGFSCKSPYEWVDRTGSDWEFNDNGRIKETFNVVAYDFGIKHNILRRLASYGCKITVIPSTWPARETLKLKPDGVPFSNGPGDPSAVPYAVEAVKELVGKIPVFGICMGQQLPGQALGGKTFKMKFGHHGGNHPVRNLRNGCVEISAQNHNYAVDPESLPEGVKVTHVNLNDGSCAGLASSKMKLMSLRYHPEASPGPHDSNPAFGEFIQLMKQEKVKA, from the exons ATGACTAACCCTCATATTGGGAACAATGGGGTCAATTTTG ACGATCAAGAATCGATGCAGTCCTTTCTTGCAGGATTAGTCATTAGAAGTTTAAGTATCAG CACCTCAAATTGGA TGACAGAGACACTTGGTGACTATTTGGCTGAAAGGAACATCATGGGTATAT ATGATGTCGACACTCGAGCAATTACACGGAGATTGGGAGAAGACGGAAGCCTCATTGGAGTCTTGAGCACAGAAAATTCAAAAAGCGACGAAGAACTTCTCGAAATGTCCCGTACATGGGACATTGTGG GTGTGGATCTAATCAGTGGTTTTTCATGCAAATCTCCTTACGAATGGGTTGATAGAACAGGTTCAGATTGGGAGTTCAATGATAATGGAAGAATTAAAGAAACTTTTAAT GTcgttgcatatgattttggaaTCAAGCATAACATACTTCGGCGCTTAGCATCCTATGGCTGTAAAATCACTGTCATTCCTTCAACATGGCCAGCGCGCGAAACTCTAAAGTTGAAACCTGATGGGGTTCCTTTCAGCAATGGGCCAGGAGATCCATCTGCAGTTCCCTATGCAGTTGAAGCAGTAAAagaacttgttggaaaaattccTGTTTTTGGTATATGTATGGGTCAGCAGTTGCCTGGTCAAGCATTGGGAGGTAAGACATTCAAAATGAAATTTGGTCACCATGGAGGAAACCATCCAGTTCGAAACCTTCGAAATGGCTGTGTTGAGATCAGTGCCCAG AATCACAACTATGCTGTTGACCCT GAGTCTCTTCCAGAGGGTGTAAAGGTGACTCATGTAAATTTAAATGATGGAAGTTGTGCTGGTCTTGCCTCCTCGAAAATGAAGCTGATGTCACTTCGATACCATCCCGAAGCATCTCCAGGGCCTCATGATTCAAATCCTG CATTTGGAGAATTTATACAACTCATGAAGCAAGAAAAAGTGAAGGCATAA
- the LOC132030897 gene encoding mediator of RNA polymerase II transcription subunit 20a-like isoform X5 gives MPNAGKTVNSQIVSEVSQCVESIKQGRWKATLSFYKPMLREQANAVEFPRDFLGISLQEQPNKYYFVIRGQRMILEAESSIQTIMEKLQSYKTRVALNFEGFQYQLGDFQLRVGKVVPIHSENLRGIVMEMEYLPISSWEKSHQIMGEFFDIWQEALGKRSLPGHFVHIEPIFSEFGLSDQYTSQHTAVQYASIMAQMIATAQSAQAVRN, from the exons ATG CCAAATGCAGGGAAAACAGTGAACAGTCAAATAGTGAGTGAAGTATCTCAATGTGTTGAAAGTATTAAACAAGGAAGATGGAAAGCTACTCTTAGCTTTTATAAACCCATGCTTAGAG AACAAGCAAATGCAGTGGAGTTTCCCCGAGattttttgggaatttcacTTCAAGAACAGCCCAACAAGTATTACTTTGTAATTAGAGGGCAACGGATGATCTTAGAAGCAGAGTCATCAATTCAGACGATAATGGAGAAGCTGCAGTCTTACAAAACGAGGGTTGCACTTAATTTTGAG GGGTTTCAGTATCAACTCGGTGACTTCCAGCTGCGAGTGGGCAAAGTTGTTCCAATCCACTCTGAAAACTTGAGGGGAATAGTTATGGAG ATGGAGTATCTTCCGATTTCCTCATGGGAGAAATCACACCAGATTATGGGTGAATTCTTTGACATATGGCAGGAAGCTCTTGGAAAAAGATCATTACCAGGTCATTTTGTGCACATTGAACCAATTTTTTCAGAGTTTGGCCTCTCTGATCAATACACTTCACAGCACACAGCTGTACAGTATGCTAGCATCATGGCTCAAATGATAGCAACAGCTCAATCAGCACAAGCTGTTAGAAATTAG
- the LOC132030897 gene encoding mediator of RNA polymerase II transcription subunit 20a-like isoform X4, translating into MVLNKEDGKLLLASINPCLENKQMQWSFPRLFWEFHFKNSPTKYYFVIRGQRMILEAESSIQTIMEKLQSYKRQRMILEAESSIQTIMEKLQSYKTRVALNFEGFQYQLGDFQLRVGKVVPIHSENLRGIVMEMEYLPISSWEKSHQIMGEFFDIWQEALGKRSLPGHFVHIEPIFSEFGLSDQYTSQHTAVQYASIMAQMIATAQSAQAVRN; encoded by the exons AACAAGCAAATGCAGTGGAGTTTCCCGAGacttttttgggaatttcacTTCAAGAACAGCCCAACAAAGTATTACTTTGTAATTAGAGGGCAACGGATGATCTTAGAAGCAGAGTCATCAATTCAGAC GATAATGGAGAAGCTGCAGTCTTACAAAA GGCAACGGATGATCTTAGAAGCAGAGTCATCAATTCAGACGATAATGGAGAAGCTGCAGTCTTACAAAACGAGGGTTGCACTTAATTTTGAG GGGTTTCAGTATCAACTCGGTGACTTCCAGCTGCGAGTGGGCAAAGTTGTTCCAATCCACTCTGAAAACTTGAGGGGAATAGTTATGGAG ATGGAGTATCTTCCGATTTCCTCATGGGAGAAATCACACCAGATTATGGGTGAATTCTTTGACATATGGCAGGAAGCTCTTGGAAAAAGATCATTACCAGGTCATTTTGTGCACATTGAACCAATTTTTTCAGAGTTTGGCCTCTCTGATCAATACACTTCACAGCACACAGCTGTACAGTATGCTAGCATCATGGCTCAAATGATAGCAACAGCTCAATCAGCACAAGCTGTTAGAAATTAG
- the LOC132030896 gene encoding probable disease resistance protein At1g61300, which translates to MDAFLGKFVDFAVNKVKSITDFDENLKTLERNVKLLSDRASDVETDVENLERYGKKKRKREVGSWFDEVMKVKEGLHVLKEEVARGKKNGGALEKMNGRVGELLEQSKHFGTLVHDMYESEECLLLAPQVHEEKSKQNLEVIWTWLHVENVSSIGIYGMGGVGKTTLAKHIHNRLVNESYKVCWVTVSQGFSIKRLQDVLAKIVKLDLSDEVDEQIRAAKLNGAFKEGKNIVIILDDVWDRLSLEKLGDPLGVEGCRLILTTRSCEVCQKMGCKKLFEVEKLNTDDAWELFKKSLGDETLLSPDIEPVAKSMARRCKGLPLGLITLAGSMRGVTDIREWRNALKEFPDDMESDVFKVLQYSYDRLRNTNMQECFLYCALYPEDDEIDRDELIDRFIMEGLVKGNSRQEEFDQGHTILNKLVKVCLLEATHGIYDGKHCEAVKMHDLLREMALRITNVKPRYMVRTELRSQVPEEQDWAFDLDKVSFLKSYIRGIPEDMAPNCPTLSTLLFRCCRLRSIPESFFQHMNNLQVLDLSSNSELMDLPSCISNLGSLRALLLRGCKQLRSIPPLGKLKNLRVLDISGTGIEEVPQGMGNLVKLKFLDMGRIDLPKEIFPKLFQLQYLNLPLCVNAQVEDLASLELLEVFGGRFRDLHNFNKFMRSRRNYEKDWWYDILIGPNSSFPYSIDHENHKIIKERRVIVKDCTIEAGGGEAPTSIILPHCIQILRIENCHGLSSCFVDNFLSQTTLRGLNCTIHFCDDIKWIINVSSGRNTTTDPHCICFHSLTVSCLPNLVGLCKGNIASHTFSGLTVLSIKDCNKMKKLFPRAIFPDLKNLEKLYVYWCKEMEEIIAEEATDQDGSSQLGTSSDILILPKLKELRLSTLPKLKSICEGKLICDSLESMSFFKCPKLKRLPFYAPTTNAHPFPALREIVVDENWWETLEWEQSHLKTLFQPYVRH; encoded by the coding sequence ATGGACGCTTTTCTTGGGAAGTTTGTTGATTTTGCAGTAAATAAGGTCAAAAGTATCACTGactttgatgagaatttgaaaactctagaaagaAATGTAAAGCTATTATCAGATAGAGCATCTGATGTGGAGACAGATGTTGAGAATCTAGAGCGATAtgggaagaagaagaggaaaagagAAGTTGGTTCTTGGTTTGACGAGGTTATGAAGGTCAAAGAAGGATTACATGTGTTAAAAGAAGAAGTAGCAAGAGGGAAGAAAAATGGAGGTGCTTTGGAGAAGATGAATGGAAGGGTTGGAGAACTTCTTGAgcaaagtaaacattttggaaCGCTCGTACATGATATGTATGAGAGCGAGGAGTGTCTTTTACTGGCGCCTCAAGTTCACgaggaaaaatcaaaacaaaatttaGAAGTGATTTGGACGTGGTTACATGTTGAAAATGTCTCAAGCATCGGTATATATGGCATGGGAGGTGTGGGCAAAACGACTTTGGCAAAGCATATACATAATCGTCTTGTTAATGAGAGTTATAAAGTCTGTTGGGTTACTGTTTCTCAAGGTTTTAGCATCAAAAGATTGCAAGATGTTCTTGCCAAAATTGTAAAACTGGATCTTTCCGATGAGGTTGATGAGCAGATAAGGGCAGCCAAATTAAACGGGGCATTCAAAGAAGGGAAGAACATTGTTATCATATTGGATGATGTCTGGGATCGCCTTAGCTTGGAGAAGTTGGGTGACCCTCTTGGTGTGGAAGGCTGTAGACTGATTCTAACTACTCGCTCGTGTGAAGTCTGCCAAAAGATGGGTTGTAAGAAACTTTTTGAAGTGGAGAAACTCAACACTGATGATGCTTGGGAGTTGTTCAAGAAGAGTCTAGGAGACGAGACTCTGCTTAGTCCAGATATCGAGCCAGTTGCCAAATCCATGGCAAGAAGGTGCAAGGGCTTGCCACTCGGGCTCATCACTTTGGCAGGAAGCATGAGAGGGGTGACTGATATAAGGGAGTGGAGGAACGCTTTGAAAGAATTTCCCGATGACATGGAAAGTGATGTCTTCAAGGTACTGCAGTATAGCTATGATCGGTTGAGAAATACAAATATGCAAGAGTGCTTCTTGTACTGTGCTTTGTATCCCGAGGACGATGAAATTGATAGAGATGAACTAATTGATAGATTTATCATGGAGGGACTGGTGAAGGGAAATAGTAGGCAAGAAGAGTTTGACCAGGGGCATACCATATTGAATAAACTAGTGAAGGTCTGCTTACTTGAAGCAACTCATGGCATATATGATGGTAAGCATTGTGAAGCAGTAAAGATGCATGATTTACTTAGGGAAATGGCATTGCGGATAACAAATGTTAAACCAAGGTACATGGTAAGGACTGAATTAAGATCACAAGTGCCGGAGGAGCAAGATTGGGCATTCGATTTGGATAAAGTCTCTTTTCTTAAAAGCTACATACGGGGAATCCCTGAAGACATGGCACCGAATTGCCCAACATTATCAACCTTGCTTTTTCGTTGTTGTAGGTTGAGAAGTATCCCGGAATCTTTCTTTCAGCATATGAACAACCTCCAAGTACTCGACTTGAGCAGCAACTCAGAGCTTATGGATTTGCCGAGTTGCATTTCTAACTTGGGAAGTCTTAGAGCACTCTTGCTCCGAGGATGTAAACAGCTCAGATCTATACCACCACTGGGAAAGCTCAAAAATCTAAGGGTGTTAGATATATCTGGAACTGGTATTGAGGAAGTACCTCAAGGCATGGGAAACTTGGTCAAGCTTAAATTTCTAGATATGGGTCGAATAGATCTGCCAAAGGAGATATTTCCTAAACTTTTCCAGCTTCAATACCTCAATCTTCCTCTATGTGTGAATGCACAAGTTGAAGACTTGGCCAGCTTGGAGCTGCTCGAAGTATTTGGAGGCCGGTTCCGCGATTTGCATAACTTCAACAAGTTCATGAGAAGTCGTCGTAACTATGAGAAAGATTGGTGGTATGACATACTCATAGGGCCAAATTCGTCCTTTCCCTATAGCATTGaccatgaaaatcataaaatcatcaaagaaagaagagtgaTCGTAAAAGATTGCACCATTGAAGCAGGTGGAGGAGAAGCACCAACATCAATTATTCTTCCACATTGCATTCAAATTCTACGTATTGAAAACTGCCATGGGCTGAGTAGCTGCTTCGTGGACAATTTTCTGTCACAGACTACTTTAAGAGGCTTGAACTGCACCATCCACTTTTGTGATGACATAAAATGGATTATCAATGTGTCCTCTGGTAGAAATACTACTACAGATCCACACTGCATATGTTTCCATAGTCTGACTGTTTCTTGTTTGCCAAATCTTGTTGGGCTTTGTAAGGGAAATATTGCATCTCACACCTTCTCGGGTCTCACAGTATTGAGTATCAAAGATTGCAATAAGATGAAGAAGTTGTTTCCACGGGCTATCTTTCCGGATCTCAAAAACCTTGAGAAGCTTTATGTATATTGGTGTAAAGAGATGGAAGAGATAATAGCAGAGGAAGCAACAGACCAAGATGGAAGTAGCCAATTAGGTACAAGTAGTGACATTCTCATCCTTCCAAAGCTAAAAGAGCTCAGACTGTCCACCCTGCCTAAATTGAAGAGTATCTGTGAGGGAAAACTCATCTGTGATTCCCTTGAATCGATGAGCTTTTTTAAGTGCCCCAAGCTGAAGAGGCTGCCTTTCTATGCTCCCACTACAAATGCACATCCTTTTCCAGCCCTTAGAGAAATCGTCGTTGATGAAAATTGGTGGGAAACATTGGAGTGGGAACAATCCCATCTCAAGACCCTCTTCCAACCTTATGTGCGCCACTAA
- the LOC132031928 gene encoding F-box protein At5g41720-like, with protein MNPPMPLTSSELPHDVAFKILTRTSLETLDACKVVSKTWNGMTYESSFMESYCCRTNNISGYFVQGIRNNKYISEFVSMDGCSEKDQLSHLPVAALKTKDIFSDHYNCDMKIEASSKQGILCCMRTTRNDNHRYYICKPSTQEWKKLPNPKMRYKTVKVALVVLKSNPLRFKIIRLSQDDPARSSGLIYLLTTDNQVLVLNYDGEEAYPRFELPEQVTQNEDCKYKKLISYEGKLRLICFSWSEILELWCIENTRNPFWTKEKEVEIESIKRVTNYPSPIDFYNNEIVLLGL; from the exons ATGAATCCGCCTATGCCATTAACTTCTTCAGAGCTTCCGCATGATGTAGCTTTCAAGATATTAACTCGAACATCCTTAGAAACACTAGATGCATGCAAAGTAGTAAGCAAAACATGGAATGGGATGACATATGAATCAAGCTTCATGGAAAGTTATTGTTGTAGAACCAACAATATTTCag GTTACTTTGTTCAAGGTATAAGAAACAACAAGTACATTTCAGAGTttgtttcaatggacggatgttCGGAAAAAGATCAATTGTCACATTTACCAGTTGCAGCCTTGAAAACTAAGGACATATTTTCCGATCACTATAATTGCGACATGAAAATTGAGGCATCTTCAAAGCAAGGGATTTTGTGTTGCATGAGAACAacaaggaacgataatcataggTACTACATTTGCAAACCTAGTACTCAAGAATGGAAAAAGTTGCCTAATCCAAAAATGAGGTATAAGACTGTCAAAGTTGCTCTAGTGGTACTTAAATCAAATCCTTTACGTTTCAAGATTATTCGTTTGTCACAAGACGACCCAGCTCGTTCTAG TGGTTTGATTTATCTTCTCACAACTGATAATCAAGTATTAGTCCTAAACTACGATGGGGAAGAAGCGTATCCAAGATTTGAACTTCCAGAACAAGTGACCCAAAACGAAGATTGCAAATACAAGAAACTGATTTCGTATGAAGGAAAGTTGAGacttatttgtttttcttggaGTGAAATCTTAGAGCTTTGGTGCATTGAGAATACCAGAAATCCCTTTTGGACGAAGGAGAAAGAAGTTGAGATTGAAAGCATCAAAAGGGTGACGAATTACCCAAGTCCAATAGATTTTTACAACAATGAAATTGTTTTGCTAGGATTATAA
- the LOC132030897 gene encoding mediator of RNA polymerase II transcription subunit 20a-like isoform X6 — translation MVLNKEDGKLLLASINPCLENKQMQWSFPRLFWEFHFKNSPTKYYFVIRGQRMILEAESSIQTIMEKLQSYKRQRMILEAESSIQTIMEKLQSYKTRVALNFEYQLGDFQLRVGKVVPIHSENLRGIVMEMEYLPISSWEKSHQIMGEFFDIWQEALGKRSLPGHFVHIEPIFSEFGLSDQYTSQHTAVQYASIMAQMIATAQSAQAVRN, via the exons AACAAGCAAATGCAGTGGAGTTTCCCGAGacttttttgggaatttcacTTCAAGAACAGCCCAACAAAGTATTACTTTGTAATTAGAGGGCAACGGATGATCTTAGAAGCAGAGTCATCAATTCAGAC GATAATGGAGAAGCTGCAGTCTTACAAAA GGCAACGGATGATCTTAGAAGCAGAGTCATCAATTCAGACGATAATGGAGAAGCTGCAGTCTTACAAAACGAGGGTTGCACTTAATTTTGAG TATCAACTCGGTGACTTCCAGCTGCGAGTGGGCAAAGTTGTTCCAATCCACTCTGAAAACTTGAGGGGAATAGTTATGGAG ATGGAGTATCTTCCGATTTCCTCATGGGAGAAATCACACCAGATTATGGGTGAATTCTTTGACATATGGCAGGAAGCTCTTGGAAAAAGATCATTACCAGGTCATTTTGTGCACATTGAACCAATTTTTTCAGAGTTTGGCCTCTCTGATCAATACACTTCACAGCACACAGCTGTACAGTATGCTAGCATCATGGCTCAAATGATAGCAACAGCTCAATCAGCACAAGCTGTTAGAAATTAG